The following coding sequences are from one Rhinoraja longicauda isolate Sanriku21f unplaced genomic scaffold, sRhiLon1.1 Scf000381, whole genome shotgun sequence window:
- the LOC144590897 gene encoding putative G-protein coupled receptor 139, translating to MRIRAAPFVPLCQPRVLLKSAGMGRAPLLYVKEICYPILAAVGIPANVMTAAILCRGKCGLTRGITRYMVAMAISDLLVVILQVLLKEIYIPYNPTSFLSRNTVCPSYVYLRILILDNSVWLTVSFTFDRFVSICCPKLRLTYCTGRTATLVIVSLCALSLLKYIPFHFMYEPRFIIDNVNWGCRPKSSYFTSNWWVFFSWMCNISLSFLPFVLILFLNGLTVRNIVAANRVRRRLKSLDGKDTEAENRRNAIVLLFTVSGTYILLWTTGPVTYICTRITINFVGSDLTSPSSIANEVGILLIRVSCCVNTSIYAMTQSKFRRELKNGVKLLTSFLIKPMKLAKQ from the exons ATGAGGATCCGAGCTGCTCCTTTTGTTCCACTGTGTCAGCCGAGAGTGCTGCTGAAATCTGCCGGAATGGGACGGGCTCCGCTTCTGTATGTGAAGGAGATCTGCTACCCGATTCTGGCGGCGGTTGGAATCCCTG CGAACGTGATGACGGCTGCGATCCTAtgccggggaaagtgcggtctcaccagaggaaTCACCCGTTatatggtggcgatggcaatctccGACCTGCTTGTGGTCATCCTTCAAGTTTTGCTCAAAGAAATCTATATTCCCTACAACCCTACCTCCTTCCTGTCCCGCAACACGGTATGTCCTTCATATGTCTACCTGCGGATCCTAATCCTGGATAATTCCGTCTGGTTAACTGTGTCCTTCACCTTCGatcgttttgtcagcatttgctgcccgaagctgagactcacctattgcACTGGTAGGACGGCCACCCtggtcattgtgtccttgtgcgcgctgagccTCTTAAAGTACATTCCCTTTCACTTCATGTACGAGCCACGCTTCATCATTGACAACGTGAACTGGGGATGCCGACCCAAATCCTCTTACTTCACTTCCAACTGGTGGGTATTCTTCTCTTGGATGTGTAACATCTCTCTATCCTTTCTCCCTTTCGTTCTAATCTTGTTTCTGAACGGGTTGACGGTCAGGAACATCGTAGCAGCCAACAGAGTCCGCCGGCGTCTGAAGTCACTGGATGGAAAGGACACTGAGGCGGAGAATAGGCGCAATGCTATCGTGTTGCTCTTCACTGTATCCGGCACCTACATATTACTCTGGACCACGGGACCGGTGACTTACATCTGTACCCGAATTACAATCAATTTTGTGGGCTCGGATCTCACGAGTCCCTCGAGCATCGCCAACGAAGTGGGAATCTTACTCATTCGGGTCAGCTGCTGCGTCAACACCTCTATCTATGCAATGACCCAAAGCAAGTTTAGAAGGGAACTGAAGAACGGGGTTAAGTTATTAACTAGTTTTCTTATTAAACCCATGAAACTGGCGAAGCAGTGA